A single genomic interval of Gammaproteobacteria bacterium harbors:
- a CDS encoding SUF system NifU family Fe-S cluster assembly protein, protein MNELKDLYQEVIFDHNRNPRHFGKLAHASCHAEGFNPLCGDKVTVYLKFSDKGEIEDVSFDGSGCAISVATASLMSETLVGKTRAEAEALFERFHSMMMGEEAKKDAAALGKLEVLSGVKEFPSRIKCATLAWHTLLAALKEEKGGISTE, encoded by the coding sequence ATGAACGAACTGAAGGATCTTTACCAGGAAGTCATTTTCGATCACAACCGCAATCCGCGGCATTTCGGGAAGCTGGCGCACGCGAGCTGCCACGCGGAGGGTTTCAATCCGCTATGCGGCGACAAGGTCACGGTCTACCTGAAATTCAGCGATAAGGGGGAGATCGAGGACGTCAGCTTCGACGGTTCCGGTTGCGCCATCTCGGTCGCGACCGCGTCGCTGATGAGCGAGACGCTGGTGGGCAAGACACGCGCGGAGGCCGAGGCCCTGTTCGAACGCTTTCATTCCATGATGATGGGTGAGGAGGCCAAGAAGGATGCGGCGGCGCTCGGCAAGCTGGAGGTGCTGTCCGGAGTCAAGGAATTTCCCTCGCGCATCAAGTGCGCCACGCTGGCGTGGCACACGCTGCTCGCTGCGCTGAAGGAGGAGAAGGGCGGCATCTCCACCGAATGA
- a CDS encoding SUF system Fe-S cluster assembly protein, whose protein sequence is MSDLLKDIKIKAVNPFSADRRQVDPATSASETHAASSGALRERAIAALRTIYDPEIPVNIYELGLIYTLDVNEADGTLYVEMTLTAPGCPVAQTFPGTVEARLREVEGVEEVTVKLVWEPTWTQDRMTEAARLQLGLL, encoded by the coding sequence ATGAGCGATCTTCTCAAGGACATCAAGATTAAGGCCGTCAATCCGTTCAGCGCGGACAGGCGGCAGGTTGACCCCGCCACATCGGCGTCAGAAACGCATGCGGCGTCGAGCGGTGCGTTGCGCGAGCGCGCGATCGCGGCCTTGCGCACCATCTACGACCCCGAGATCCCGGTCAACATCTACGAGCTCGGCCTGATCTATACCCTCGACGTCAACGAGGCGGACGGCACGCTGTACGTCGAGATGACCCTGACCGCGCCGGGATGTCCGGTGGCGCAGACCTTCCCCGGCACGGTGGAGGCGCGCCTGCGCGAGGTCGAAGGCGTGGAAGAGGTCACCGTCAAGCTGGTGTGGGAGCCGACCTGGACGCAGGACCGCATGACCGAGGCTGCCCGCCTGCAGCTGGGGTTGCTGTGA
- the modC gene encoding molybdenum ABC transporter ATP-binding protein has translation MTLLARLGFDVGGFRLDAAFELPADRVTVVFGASGSGKTTLLRCLAGLERARGALSLAGEVWLDDRRGVFVPPHMRRVGMVFQHAQLFPHLDVRGNLRYAAVRSGAGTDETARVVELLGIAALLARNVDGLSGGERQRVAIARAVLSRPRMLLLDEPLSALDATSKRDILPYLELLNRTLAIPMLYVTHHLDEVLTLGDHMLLLDAGRIVAAGPINDLLARLDLPLSARDDAATLLEGEVIDHDREHHLTTLRVARQRLRIPLMSVPAGQIVRVKVQARDVSLCLDRPDRTSILNVLPARVGAVQAAGSAPAQRLVRLEVDESIAVLARISAFSAHQLALHPGMRLYAQIKSVALV, from the coding sequence ATGACCCTGCTGGCGCGGCTCGGGTTCGACGTCGGGGGATTCCGTCTGGACGCCGCGTTCGAACTTCCGGCGGATCGTGTCACCGTGGTATTCGGCGCGTCCGGCAGCGGCAAGACCACCCTGCTGCGCTGCCTCGCCGGCCTGGAGCGCGCGCGCGGCGCATTGAGCCTGGCCGGCGAAGTCTGGCTCGATGACCGGCGCGGCGTATTCGTGCCGCCGCACATGCGCCGCGTCGGCATGGTGTTTCAGCACGCGCAGCTGTTTCCGCACCTCGATGTGCGGGGCAACCTGCGCTATGCCGCCGTGCGCAGCGGCGCGGGAACGGACGAGACGGCGCGTGTCGTAGAGCTGCTCGGGATCGCGGCGCTGCTCGCCAGGAATGTCGACGGCCTGTCCGGCGGAGAACGTCAGCGCGTCGCGATCGCGCGGGCGGTGTTGAGCAGGCCGCGCATGCTGCTGCTGGATGAGCCGCTGTCCGCGCTGGATGCGACGAGCAAGCGGGACATCCTTCCGTACCTTGAGCTGCTCAACCGGACATTGGCCATTCCGATGCTGTATGTGACCCACCATCTGGACGAGGTGCTCACCCTCGGTGACCACATGCTGCTGCTGGACGCGGGGAGGATTGTGGCCGCCGGTCCGATCAACGACCTGCTGGCCAGGCTCGATCTGCCGCTAAGCGCGCGCGATGATGCCGCCACCCTGCTGGAAGGGGAGGTGATCGATCACGACCGCGAACATCACCTCACCACCCTGAGGGTGGCGCGCCAGCGGTTGCGCATCCCCCTGATGTCCGTCCCCGCCGGGCAGATCGTGCGCGTGAAGGTCCAGGCACGCGACGTCAGTCTGTGTCTGGACAGGCCGGACCGCACCAGCATCCTGAATGTCCTGCCGGCGCGCGTCGGCGCCGTTCAGGCCGCGGGATCCGCCCCGGCACAGCGACTGGTCAGGCTCGAGGTGGATGAATCGATCGCCGTGCTGGCGCGGATATCCGCATTCTCCGCGCATCAACTGGCGCTACATCCCGGCATGCGGCTGTACGCCCAGATCAAAAGCGTTGCTTTGGTATAG
- a CDS encoding cysteine desulfurase, which produces MNTANAAYDVERVRRDFPALQQQVYGRPLVYLDNAASAQKPAAVIDAIRGHYTDDYANVHRGLHYLSERASDAFEAARGKVRGFINAREDREIVFVRGTTEAINLVAASFGQAHLKAGDEILITELEHHSNIVPWQLLGERLGTVLKVAPVNDAGELRLDEFERMLGPRTRLVAVTHVSNALGSINPVARIVELAHARGARVLIDGAQAIPHAAVDVRSLDCDFYAFSGHKLYGPTGIGVLYGKAELLESMPPYQGGGEMIREVSFMRSTYADLPHKFEAGTPHIVGAIGLGAAIDYLQGVGLESVARHEEDLLAYATARLREVPGLRLVGTAADKAGIASFLLDGVHTHDVGTILDRHGVAVRAGHHCAMPLMTRLGLNGTTRASFALYNTRAEVDALLEAIQQVREMFR; this is translated from the coding sequence ATGAATACAGCAAACGCCGCCTACGACGTGGAAAGGGTCCGGCGCGACTTTCCCGCCCTGCAGCAGCAGGTGTACGGTCGCCCGCTGGTCTATCTGGACAACGCCGCCTCGGCGCAGAAACCGGCAGCGGTGATCGATGCCATCCGCGGCCATTACACCGATGACTACGCGAACGTTCATCGCGGGCTGCATTATCTCAGCGAGCGCGCGAGCGACGCCTTCGAGGCGGCGCGCGGCAAGGTGCGCGGCTTCATCAACGCACGCGAGGATCGCGAGATCGTATTCGTGCGGGGCACCACCGAGGCGATCAACCTAGTCGCCGCCTCCTTCGGCCAGGCCCATCTGAAGGCGGGCGATGAGATCCTGATCACCGAGCTGGAGCACCATTCGAATATTGTCCCGTGGCAGCTGCTGGGCGAGCGCCTTGGCACGGTACTGAAGGTCGCGCCAGTGAACGATGCGGGCGAACTGCGTCTTGACGAGTTCGAGCGCATGCTGGGTCCGCGCACCCGCCTGGTGGCGGTGACCCATGTCTCGAATGCGCTGGGCTCGATCAACCCGGTCGCACGCATCGTAGAGTTGGCCCATGCCCGTGGCGCACGTGTACTGATCGATGGCGCCCAGGCGATTCCGCATGCGGCAGTGGATGTGCGGTCACTGGATTGCGATTTCTACGCCTTTTCCGGCCACAAGCTCTATGGACCCACCGGCATCGGCGTGCTGTACGGCAAGGCGGAGCTGCTGGAATCGATGCCGCCGTACCAGGGCGGAGGCGAGATGATCCGCGAGGTCAGTTTCATGCGCAGCACGTATGCCGATCTGCCGCACAAGTTCGAGGCCGGCACCCCCCACATCGTGGGCGCGATCGGACTCGGCGCGGCGATCGATTATCTGCAGGGGGTCGGCCTGGAGTCCGTCGCACGCCACGAGGAGGATCTGCTGGCCTATGCGACGGCCCGCCTGCGCGAGGTCCCTGGCCTGAGGCTGGTGGGCACCGCCGCCGACAAGGCCGGTATCGCCTCGTTCCTGCTCGACGGCGTGCATACCCACGATGTGGGCACCATCCTCGACCGCCACGGGGTGGCGGTGCGCGCGGGTCATCACTGCGCGATGCCGCTGATGACGCGCCTCGGCCTGAACGGCACGACGCGCGCATCGTTTGCGCTCTATAATACGCGTGCCGAGGTCGACGCCCTCCTCGAGGCGATCCAGCAGGTGCGGGAGATGTTCAGGTGA
- a CDS encoding DUF2845 domain-containing protein — protein sequence MSVYAIKLSRLAGAAFAAALLLPVSSPVHAFRCGGSLVDEGDSKAEVLIKCGAPDWKTNWSEGYMDGADTYSSYHVTSEKERWLYNLGPQRFMRILLFEDGRLTAVTSGERGLPESGDPGACELDRFSAGTSDFSVQMRCGAPLLVDTRHKEVLQAFRHGPARLVRKRIEEWTYNLGPTQFLRILVFENGELVETRTGDRGFVEDSR from the coding sequence ATGTCGGTGTATGCGATCAAACTTTCACGCCTCGCCGGTGCGGCGTTCGCCGCCGCGCTGTTGCTGCCGGTTTCATCCCCAGTCCACGCGTTCAGGTGCGGCGGCTCCCTCGTTGACGAAGGCGATTCAAAGGCCGAGGTCCTGATCAAATGCGGCGCGCCCGACTGGAAGACGAATTGGTCGGAGGGATACATGGACGGAGCGGACACCTACTCGTCCTATCATGTGACGAGCGAGAAGGAACGCTGGTTGTACAACCTCGGCCCGCAGCGCTTCATGCGCATCCTGCTGTTCGAAGACGGCAGACTGACGGCAGTGACCTCGGGCGAGCGCGGCCTCCCTGAGAGCGGCGACCCTGGCGCGTGCGAACTGGACCGCTTCAGCGCCGGCACCAGCGATTTCTCGGTGCAGATGAGGTGCGGCGCTCCGTTGCTGGTAGACACCCGCCACAAGGAAGTTCTGCAGGCGTTCAGACACGGACCCGCCCGGCTCGTTCGCAAGCGCATCGAGGAGTGGACCTACAATCTCGGTCCGACGCAGTTTCTTCGCATCCTCGTGTTCGAGAACGGCGAGCTGGTGGAGACCCGTACGGGCGACCGTGGCTTTGTCGAGGATTCCCGTTGA
- the sufC gene encoding Fe-S cluster assembly ATPase SufC has product MLRIRNLRASVGDKQILNGIDLEIRPGEVHAIMGPNGSGKSTLAQVLAGRELYGVSADEFSYGGKDLLAMEPEERAREGIFLAFQYPVEIPGVSTVTLLKESLNAIRRHRGEPEFDAMDFLTLVKKKIALVDMREEFLYRSVNESFSGGEKKRNEILQMAVLEPRLAILDETDSGLDIDALKLLADGVNTLRGPERSFIVITHYQRLLEYIVPDHVHILSAGQIAKSGGRELALEIEQQGYAWLEREPASNRSLAAS; this is encoded by the coding sequence GTGCTGCGGATCAGAAACCTGCGGGCGTCCGTCGGCGACAAGCAGATCCTGAACGGCATCGACCTCGAGATTCGTCCGGGCGAGGTGCACGCCATCATGGGCCCGAACGGTTCCGGCAAGAGCACGCTCGCCCAGGTGCTCGCCGGACGCGAATTATACGGCGTCAGCGCCGATGAATTCAGCTACGGCGGCAAGGACCTGCTGGCCATGGAGCCGGAGGAGCGCGCTCGGGAAGGCATCTTCCTGGCGTTCCAGTATCCGGTGGAGATTCCGGGCGTCAGCACCGTCACCCTGCTGAAGGAATCCCTGAATGCGATCCGGCGCCACCGCGGCGAACCCGAGTTCGATGCGATGGATTTCCTTACGCTGGTCAAGAAGAAGATCGCGCTGGTGGACATGCGTGAGGAGTTCCTCTACCGCTCGGTCAACGAGTCGTTCTCGGGCGGCGAGAAGAAGCGCAACGAGATCCTGCAGATGGCCGTGCTGGAACCGCGCCTGGCGATCCTCGACGAGACTGACTCGGGGCTCGATATCGATGCGCTGAAGCTGCTGGCTGACGGTGTGAACACCCTGCGCGGGCCGGAGCGCTCGTTCATCGTCATCACGCATTACCAGCGCCTGCTCGAGTATATCGTGCCGGATCATGTACACATCCTGTCCGCGGGCCAGATCGCAAAATCGGGTGGTCGGGAGCTGGCGCTGGAGATCGAACAGCAGGGCTATGCCTGGCTTGAGCGCGAACCCGCCAGCAACCGGTCGCTTGCCGCAAGCTAA
- the sufB gene encoding Fe-S cluster assembly protein SufB, whose product MAETSRNLEHLIDREYTAGFVTDVEQDSFPPGLSEEVVRRISAKKGEPAFMLEWRLNAYRHWLTMKEPDWAHVRYAAVDYQSISYFSQPKQDKDRPKSLDEIDPKLLETYEKLGIPLREQEMLAGVAVDAVFDSVSIATTYREKLAELGIIFCSFSEAVREHPELVQKYLGTVVPTGDNFFASLNSAVFSDGSFVYVPPGVRCPMELSTYFRINAANTGQFERTLIIADEGAYVSYLEGCTAPMRDENQLHAAVVELVALDNATIKYSTVQNWYPGDENGRGGIYNFVTKRGLCRGVNSHISWTQVETGSAITWKYPSVVLQGDNSVGEFYSVALTNNYQQADTGTKMIHIGRNTRSTIISKGISAGHGQNAYRGLVKILKGADGARNYTECDSLLFGDRCGAHTFPYIEVKNRTAQVEHEATTSKISDDQLFYCMQRGLSREDAISMIVNGFCKQVFKKLPMEFAVEAQKLLNISLEGAVG is encoded by the coding sequence ATGGCTGAGACAAGCCGGAATCTCGAACATCTGATCGACCGGGAGTATACCGCCGGGTTCGTCACCGATGTCGAGCAGGACAGCTTCCCGCCCGGATTGAGCGAGGAGGTCGTGCGCCGGATTTCGGCCAAGAAGGGCGAGCCCGCGTTCATGCTGGAATGGCGCCTCAATGCCTATCGTCACTGGCTGACCATGAAGGAACCGGACTGGGCACATGTGCGTTATGCCGCGGTCGATTATCAGAGTATCAGCTATTTCTCGCAGCCGAAGCAGGACAAGGATCGCCCCAAGAGCCTGGACGAGATCGATCCCAAGCTGCTCGAGACCTATGAAAAGCTCGGCATCCCGCTGCGCGAGCAGGAGATGCTGGCGGGCGTGGCCGTGGATGCAGTGTTCGACAGCGTGTCGATCGCCACCACCTATCGGGAAAAACTGGCCGAGCTGGGTATCATCTTCTGCTCGTTCTCCGAAGCGGTGCGCGAGCACCCCGAGCTGGTGCAGAAATATCTCGGGACAGTAGTGCCGACCGGGGATAATTTCTTTGCCAGCCTGAACTCCGCGGTGTTCAGCGATGGCTCCTTTGTCTACGTGCCTCCCGGCGTGCGCTGCCCGATGGAACTGTCCACCTATTTCCGCATCAACGCGGCCAACACCGGCCAGTTCGAGCGCACGCTGATCATCGCCGACGAAGGCGCCTACGTCAGCTATCTCGAAGGCTGCACGGCGCCGATGCGCGACGAGAACCAGTTGCACGCGGCGGTGGTGGAGCTGGTCGCCCTGGACAACGCGACGATCAAGTATTCCACCGTGCAGAACTGGTATCCGGGCGACGAAAACGGCCGTGGAGGGATCTACAACTTCGTCACCAAGCGCGGCCTGTGCCGCGGCGTCAATTCGCATATCTCCTGGACCCAGGTCGAGACGGGCTCCGCGATCACCTGGAAGTACCCGAGCGTGGTGCTGCAAGGGGACAACTCGGTGGGCGAGTTCTACTCCGTGGCGCTGACCAACAACTACCAGCAGGCCGACACCGGCACCAAGATGATCCACATCGGCCGCAACACGCGCAGCACCATCATCTCCAAGGGTATCTCGGCCGGTCACGGCCAGAACGCCTACCGCGGCCTGGTCAAGATCCTCAAGGGCGCGGACGGTGCGCGCAACTATACCGAGTGTGATTCGCTGCTGTTCGGCGACCGCTGCGGCGCGCACACCTTTCCGTACATCGAGGTCAAGAACCGCACCGCCCAGGTCGAGCACGAGGCCACCACTTCCAAGATCAGCGACGACCAGCTGTTTTACTGCATGCAGCGCGGGCTGTCGCGCGAGGACGCGATTTCAATGATAGTCAACGGGTTCTGCAAACAGGTGTTCAAGAAGCTGCCGATGGAATTTGCCGTCGAGGCGCAAAAGCTGCTGAATATCAGTCTCGAAGGGGCGGTGGGATGA
- a CDS encoding sigma 54-interacting transcriptional regulator produces MVRATRKLPDINALLDGFAEPAVLIGRDYRILAANQRYQAHYGVPQRHGPGSHCYEVSHHFSRPCDEAGETCPLRNSLATGQTQRVLHLHYTQKGEERVAVETMPIRDAHGEVAYFLEILRESGVGGAPAGEQRLVGRSPAFLRMLGLVERAAPSDTAVLLLGESGTGKEMVALALHEASRRAGGPFVPVECSGLTESLFESELFGHEKGSFTGAHARKTGLVEAAHGGTLFLDEVADIPLSLQVKLLRLLETQSYRRVGGTEARQAEFRLICATHADLRQAVREGRFRQDLYYRISTFPIALPPLRDRGEDLELIARSLLDRLNRKRHRLSKTALACLRNYDFPGNVRELRNILERAALLCDGEAIGPEHLPEECRCSESGERGGRASSFSGPVLPLEQIEQQYLHWALAQHDVDKRALAKLLGLSERSLYRRLKELKGNPRE; encoded by the coding sequence ATGGTTCGCGCGACCCGCAAGCTTCCGGACATCAACGCACTGCTCGACGGCTTCGCCGAACCTGCCGTGCTGATCGGCCGCGATTACCGCATCCTGGCGGCCAACCAGCGCTACCAGGCCCATTACGGGGTCCCGCAGCGGCACGGCCCAGGTTCGCACTGCTACGAGGTATCACATCACTTCTCCCGCCCGTGCGACGAGGCGGGGGAAACCTGTCCGCTGCGCAACAGCCTCGCCACCGGGCAGACGCAGCGCGTGTTGCACCTGCATTACACCCAGAAGGGCGAGGAACGCGTCGCGGTGGAGACCATGCCGATACGCGACGCGCACGGTGAGGTCGCCTATTTCCTCGAGATCCTGCGCGAAAGCGGCGTCGGCGGCGCGCCAGCTGGCGAACAGCGCCTGGTGGGTAGGTCGCCCGCTTTCCTGCGCATGCTCGGGCTGGTCGAGCGCGCCGCCCCGAGCGACACGGCGGTGCTGCTGCTGGGAGAGTCCGGCACCGGCAAGGAGATGGTCGCGCTGGCGCTGCACGAGGCAAGCCGGCGCGCGGGCGGACCTTTCGTCCCGGTGGAGTGCTCGGGCCTGACCGAATCGCTGTTCGAAAGCGAGTTGTTTGGCCATGAAAAGGGCTCTTTCACCGGCGCCCACGCGCGCAAGACCGGGCTGGTGGAAGCCGCCCACGGCGGCACCCTGTTCCTCGACGAGGTGGCCGACATCCCGCTGTCCCTGCAGGTCAAACTGCTGCGCCTGCTGGAGACGCAATCCTACCGCCGCGTCGGCGGCACCGAGGCACGGCAGGCGGAGTTCCGCCTGATCTGCGCGACCCACGCGGATCTGCGGCAGGCCGTGCGCGAGGGTCGTTTCCGCCAGGATCTCTATTACCGCATCAGCACCTTCCCGATCGCGCTGCCGCCGTTGCGCGATCGGGGCGAGGACCTGGAACTGATCGCGCGCTCCCTGCTCGACCGCCTGAATCGCAAGCGGCACCGTCTGTCCAAAACAGCGCTGGCCTGCCTGAGAAATTACGACTTCCCGGGCAACGTGCGCGAGCTGCGCAATATCCTCGAACGCGCAGCCCTCCTGTGCGACGGCGAGGCGATCGGGCCGGAACATCTGCCAGAGGAGTGCCGCTGCAGCGAATCCGGGGAGAGGGGCGGCCGGGCGTCATCGTTCAGCGGGCCGGTGCTGCCGCTGGAACAGATTGAACAACAGTATCTGCACTGGGCGCTGGCGCAGCACGACGTCGACAAACGCGCGCTGGCGAAGCTGCTAGGCCTGAGCGAACGCTCCCTCTACCGCAGGCTGAAAGAACTGAAAGGGAATCCCCGGGAATGA
- the sufD gene encoding Fe-S cluster assembly protein SufD, which yields MPETAARYREDYQRLHSELPGQGLGWLRELRQAALQRFAERGYPTPRDEDWKYTNVAPLLRQVFVPASASGRQDGLKRADIAAHLFDVPGLPLAVFVNGRFSAALSDLSGLPDGVVVRSLREVLEQDGAAVEGMLSTQPLQEPRGFIELNTVFMSDGAYVRFAPDAQIDHPVHLLFISSGTEPTATYLRNSVVAERGSRGAVVEHYVSVGDAPSLCNVATRCVLGRNAALEHYKLNAEGGGAYHFAGLHVEQAEGSRYVSHNIAAGGRLIRNDLRGVLGGEGSECVLNGLYLGRGRQHIDNHTFVEHRVPRCISRELYKGVLDGQSRGVFSGHVVVRQDAQKTDAQQMNHNLLLSDDAEVDTRPQLEIYADDVKCSHGSTVGQLNPDVLFYLRARGIGEPLARRLLVAAFAQDVVGRMGSAPVREWAEKLLATRLMH from the coding sequence ATGCCGGAAACCGCCGCCAGATATCGTGAAGATTACCAGCGCCTGCACAGCGAGCTGCCCGGGCAGGGGCTGGGTTGGCTGCGCGAATTGCGTCAGGCTGCCTTGCAGCGTTTTGCCGAGCGCGGTTATCCCACGCCGCGCGACGAAGACTGGAAATACACCAACGTGGCGCCGCTGCTCAGGCAGGTCTTCGTGCCGGCATCGGCTTCCGGCCGGCAGGACGGACTGAAGCGCGCGGACATCGCCGCGCACCTGTTCGATGTCCCTGGTCTGCCGCTGGCGGTGTTCGTCAACGGTCGCTTCAGCGCCGCGCTGTCCGACCTGTCCGGGTTGCCGGACGGCGTCGTGGTGCGCAGCCTGCGCGAGGTGCTGGAACAGGACGGTGCTGCGGTGGAGGGGATGCTTTCGACCCAGCCGCTGCAGGAGCCGCGCGGGTTCATCGAGCTTAACACCGTGTTCATGTCCGACGGCGCCTATGTCCGTTTTGCCCCGGATGCGCAGATCGATCATCCGGTGCATCTGCTCTTCATATCGAGCGGGACGGAGCCGACGGCGACCTATCTGCGCAACTCGGTGGTCGCGGAGCGCGGCAGCCGCGGAGCCGTCGTCGAGCATTATGTCAGTGTGGGTGACGCGCCCTCCCTGTGCAATGTCGCCACCCGCTGCGTGCTCGGGCGCAACGCCGCGCTCGAGCATTACAAGCTGAACGCAGAGGGCGGCGGCGCGTACCATTTCGCCGGCCTGCACGTCGAACAGGCGGAGGGCAGCCGCTATGTATCGCACAACATTGCCGCGGGCGGCCGTCTGATCCGCAACGACCTGCGCGGCGTACTTGGCGGCGAGGGCAGTGAATGCGTATTGAACGGCCTGTACCTGGGACGCGGACGCCAGCATATCGACAACCACACCTTCGTCGAGCACCGGGTGCCGCGCTGCATCAGCCGCGAGCTGTACAAGGGTGTGCTCGACGGTCAGTCACGCGGAGTGTTCAGCGGGCATGTCGTGGTGCGGCAGGACGCGCAGAAGACAGATGCCCAGCAGATGAACCATAACCTGCTGCTGTCCGACGATGCCGAGGTCGATACGCGGCCGCAGCTTGAGATCTACGCCGACGATGTCAAATGCAGTCACGGTTCGACAGTCGGCCAGCTCAACCCCGATGTCCTGTTTTACCTGCGCGCGCGCGGCATCGGCGAGCCGCTGGCGCGCCGGCTGCTGGTCGCGGCGTTTGCGCAGGACGTCGTGGGCAGGATGGGGTCGGCGCCGGTACGCGAGTGGGCGGAGAAGCTGCTCGCTACCCGCCTGATGCATTGA
- a CDS encoding zinc-dependent peptidase has protein sequence MFSLRDWRRRRVLRQSPLDDGLWSATIARLPVLDGLDIDELAGLRELATLFLHEKSFETTHGLVLTPSMRLCIAAQACLPILRLGLGWYDGWSTVIVYPGEFVHRREDVDEAGIVHEWDEVRSGESWEYGPVILSWADVEASGRCDGYNVVIHELVHKLDMLNGQPNGFPPLPRGVDADQWNRVFSAAFEDMNGRLDAGGDTAIDPYAAEHPAEFFAVLSEYFFETPGLVQDMYPEVYAQLRSFYRQDPLRRLGSGL, from the coding sequence ATGTTCTCGCTGCGTGACTGGCGCCGGCGCCGGGTACTCCGGCAATCCCCCCTTGATGACGGGCTGTGGTCCGCGACGATTGCGCGCCTGCCCGTGCTGGACGGACTCGATATCGACGAGCTGGCCGGCCTGCGTGAACTGGCCACGCTCTTTCTTCACGAAAAATCGTTTGAGACCACGCATGGGCTGGTGCTCACGCCTTCGATGCGTCTGTGCATTGCCGCGCAGGCGTGCCTGCCGATCCTGCGCCTGGGTCTGGGCTGGTATGACGGCTGGTCGACCGTCATCGTCTACCCGGGCGAGTTTGTCCACCGGCGCGAGGATGTGGACGAAGCGGGGATCGTGCACGAATGGGACGAGGTGCGCAGCGGCGAGTCCTGGGAATACGGTCCGGTGATCCTGTCCTGGGCCGACGTCGAGGCCTCGGGCCGCTGCGACGGCTACAATGTGGTGATCCACGAGCTCGTGCACAAGCTCGACATGCTGAACGGGCAGCCCAACGGGTTCCCGCCGCTGCCGCGCGGAGTGGATGCAGACCAGTGGAACCGGGTGTTCAGCGCCGCGTTCGAGGACATGAACGGTCGCCTGGACGCGGGAGGGGATACCGCGATCGATCCCTATGCGGCGGAGCATCCCGCGGAATTTTTCGCCGTGCTGAGCGAATATTTTTTTGAGACGCCGGGGCTGGTGCAGGATATGTATCCCGAGGTGTATGCGCAGCTCAGATCCTTTTACCGGCAGGATCCGCTGCGCCGTCTCGGTTCGGGCCTATAA
- a CDS encoding non-heme iron oxygenase ferredoxin subunit has product MSEWSDVAQAGEIPAGQCKAVIVDDRLLAVVNLDGSYYAIDNVCTHDYAELCDGMILGDRIQCPLHGAQFNIRTGAVEAPPAYEPLGTHPVRVVGGVVQIKVE; this is encoded by the coding sequence ATGAGCGAGTGGAGTGACGTCGCCCAGGCGGGCGAGATTCCGGCCGGGCAGTGCAAGGCGGTGATCGTCGACGACCGGCTGCTCGCAGTCGTCAACCTCGACGGGAGCTACTACGCCATCGATAACGTCTGCACGCACGACTACGCCGAGTTGTGCGACGGCATGATTCTCGGCGACCGCATCCAGTGTCCGCTGCACGGTGCCCAGTTCAATATCCGCACCGGCGCTGTCGAGGCGCCGCCCGCCTACGAGCCGCTCGGAACCCATCCGGTACGGGTCGTCGGGGGCGTAGTTCAGATCAAGGTTGAATGA